The following coding sequences are from one Ornithodoros turicata isolate Travis chromosome 1, ASM3712646v1, whole genome shotgun sequence window:
- the LOC135398302 gene encoding large ribosomal subunit protein bL21m-like: MKNFAPFASQQRALIQSDVKLLCATQSQHPQHILGAPISGTVVEDQTVAEQKIVDEVISCVNDQICTESHGRLFAVIYIHGKQFKVTPEDLIVVQSNMPVDIGDSLRLEKVLMVGSRDFSLLGRPTLSKDLVRVEATVVEKTLSHEIRHFLFKQRSRFHRSYFFRYPYTVLRINSIQLLHPLNQGPSVEGVQDRLLY; this comes from the coding sequence atgaaaaactTTGCTCCCTTTGCAAGTCAGCAGCGAGCTTTGATACAGTCAGACGTGAAGCTGTTGTGTGCAACTCAATCACAGCACCCTCAGCACATACTTGGAGCACCTATATCGGGCACAGTTGTTGAAGATCAAACCGTCGCAGAGCAGAAAATTGTTGATGAAGTCATTAGTTGTGTGAACGACCAGATTTGCACCGAATCGCATGGTCGACTGTTTGCGGTAATCTACATTCATGGCAAGCAGTTCAAAGTAACACCCGAGGACTTGATAGTGGTTCAGTCTAATATGCCTGTTGACATAGGAGACTCCTTGCGCCTTGAAAAAGTCTTGATGGTCGGTTCTCGAGATTTCTCGCTTCTGGGAAGGCCGACACTGAGTAAAGACCTTGTAAGAGTGGAGGCAACCGTCGTTGAAAAGACGCTCTCGCACGAAATCCGGCATTTCCTCTTCAAGCAGAGGTCTCGTTTCCACAGGTCATATTTCTTCAGGTATCCTTACACTGTGCTGCGTATCAACTCGATTCAACTTTTGCATCCATTGAACCAAGGCCCATCAGTGGAAGGCGTTCAAGATAGATTGCTGTATTGA
- the LOC135378299 gene encoding derlin-1-like, with translation MSEITDWFRGLPVFTRYWFGLSILFPILGRFRLLNPQFLVLTYDLFVKKFQIWRPVTAVFFYPMGFHYLVNLYFLYTYSMRLETGLFDGRPADYFFMLLFNWICIVIVALLSDLMLLMDPLVLSVLYVWCQFNKDVVVSFWFGTQFKAIYLPWVLFAFNMIISGGGLYELIGILVGHLYFFLMFKYPQEFGGRNLLQVPRILYTYFPNRSGGVSGFGQAPTPRRANAAAPGADNAPGGNWHNWGAGRVLGQ, from the exons ATGAGTGAAATCACAGACTGGTTTCGTGGTTTACCAGTGTTCACCCGGTATTGGTTCGGACTCTCAATTTTATTTCCTATATTGGGACGATTTCGATTGTTAAACCCACAGTTCCTCGTTCTCACTTACGACTTGTTCGTAAAAAAGTTCCAG ATATGGAGGCCTGTAACAGCGGTTTTCTTCTACCCAATGGGTTTCCACTACCTTGTAAATCTGTACTTTCTCTATACGTATTCTATGCGGTTAGAAACAG GTCTATTCGACGGTCGTCCAGCTGATTACTTTTTTATGCTGCTGTTCAACTGGATTTGCATAGTT ATAGTGGCACTTTTGTCTGATCTGATG CTTTTGATGGACCCTCTGGTTCTAAGCGTGCTTTATGTCTGGTGCCAGTTTAACAAAGATGTCGTGGTATCTTTCTGGTTTGGAACCCAGTTCAAA GCTATCTATCTGCCCTGGGTGCTGTTTGCGTTCAACATGATCATAAGCGGCGGAGGCCTGTACGAGCTGATTGGCATCCTGGTTGGTCATCTGTACTTCTTCCTCATGTTCAAGTACCCACAAGAGTTTGGAGGCCGAAACTTGCTCCAAGTCCCACGCATCCT GTACACCTATTTCCCCAACCGATCTGGTGGAGTGAGTGGATTCGGGCAGGCCCCGACACCACGTCGGGCCAACGCAGCAGCACCAGGAGCTGACAACGCCCCAGGAGGAAACTGGCACAATTGGGGAGCAGGACGGGTTTTGGGTCAGTGA